A section of the Corvus hawaiiensis isolate bCorHaw1 chromosome 14, bCorHaw1.pri.cur, whole genome shotgun sequence genome encodes:
- the IL13RA2 gene encoding interleukin-13 receptor subunit alpha-2 isoform X1 — protein MAPWRLPVLPVALVWGWVLASSSPTTVAPPRDLQITDPGLLGSLDVEWKPPPHVQTFNECTVKYKFEYRNSGDRDWKVIFTRKLKFRVGFDLSRTAEVRLQTLLKGWCTDDVEVQSDWIYATFQVPPQGKLESEVQNFHCIYHDWEYLKCSWQPGLLTPHGVHYGLYYWYEGLDHAVQCDHYIQDRGVNVGCVLRNLSQAEYQDLNICVNGSAAATLLRPLYTTLRLHNLAKPSAPKQLVVSMSAAEELLVAWSPPGGRMPPHCLEYEVQVAEDVGEATAAWAFVSTQMETALTISRANQSHVSCVRVRGRTNIFCADQGFWSEWTQDCFSGMELKVNRVSSTSFIKPVWVQVLMAAMASAGVQHWRGDAALVTPSASSSTAIPTALHLQCS, from the exons TTGCTCCCCCACGAGACCTTCAGATCACTGACCCTGGGCTCCTGGGTTCTCTGGATGTAGAGTGGAAGCCTCCACCCCACGTACAAACCTTCAACGAATGCACGGTGAAATACAAGTTTGAATATCGCAACAGCGGGGACAGAGACTGGAAG GTTATTTTTACTAGGAAGCTAAAATTCAGAGTTGGATTTGACCTCAGCAGGACCGCTGAAGTGAGGCTGCAGACACTGCTCAAAGGGTGGTGTACAGATGACGTGGAAGTGCAAAGTGACTGGATTTATGCCACCTTTCAGGTCCCACCACAAG GAAAACTGGAATCAGAGGTCCAGAATTTCCACTGCATCTATCATGACTGGGAATACCTGAAGtgcagctggcagccaggtCTCCTCACACCTCATGGCGTACATTATGGGCTGTATTATTG GTACGAGGGGCTGGACCACGCGGTGCAGTGCGATCACTACATCCAGGATCGCGGCGTGAACGTTGGCTGCGTGCTGAGAAACCTCAGCCAGGCAGAATACCAGGATCTGAACATTTGTGTCAATGgttcagcagcagccaccctgcTACGGCCACTGTACACCACCCTTCGCCTTCACAACCTCG CAAAGCCCTCAGCCCCGAAGCAGCTAGTGGTTTCCATGTCTGCAGCTGAGGAGCTCCTCGTGGCCTGGAGCCCGCCGGGAGGGAGAATGCCGCCACACTGCCTGGAGTACGAGGTGCAGGTGGCAGAAGATGTGGGGGAAGCCACGGCTGCCTGGGCG TTTGTGTCGACCCAAATGGAAACTGCTTTAACGATTTCCAGAGCAAACCAAAGCCACGTTTCATGTGTTCGTGTCAGGGggagaacaaatattttttgtgctGACCAGGGCTTTTGGAGTGAATGGACACAGGATTGTTTCTCTGGTATGGAGCTCAAAGTAAACCGTGTTTCTTCTACATCCTTTATAAAACCTGTTTGGGTGCAAGTGCTGATGGCTGCCATGGCATCTGCTGGTGTCCAGCACTGGAGGGGGGATGCTGCCTTAGTTACACCTTCAgcctcctccagcacagccattCCTACAGCTTTGCATCTCCAGTGCAGTTAG
- the IL13RA2 gene encoding interleukin-13 receptor subunit alpha-2 isoform X2, whose translation MAPWRLPVLPVALVWGWVLASSSPTTVAPPRDLQITDPGLLGSLDVEWKPPPHVQTFNECTVKYKFEYRNSGDRDWKVIFTRKLKFRVGFDLSRTAEVRLQTLLKGWCTDDVEVQSDWIYATFQVPPQGKLESEVQNFHCIYHDWEYLKCSWQPGLLTPHGVHYGLYYWYEGLDHAVQCDHYIQDRGVNVGCVLRNLSQAEYQDLNICVNGSAAATLLRPLYTTLRLHNLAKPSAPKQLVVSMSAAEELLVAWSPPGGRMPPHCLEYEVQVAEDVGEATAAWAFVSTQMETALTISRANQSHVSCVRVRGRTNIFCADQGFWSEWTQDCFSVSRKEDKQLFILIPVILSLSISLIVFMLIGQCKKRPPAGKPLHASVGC comes from the exons TTGCTCCCCCACGAGACCTTCAGATCACTGACCCTGGGCTCCTGGGTTCTCTGGATGTAGAGTGGAAGCCTCCACCCCACGTACAAACCTTCAACGAATGCACGGTGAAATACAAGTTTGAATATCGCAACAGCGGGGACAGAGACTGGAAG GTTATTTTTACTAGGAAGCTAAAATTCAGAGTTGGATTTGACCTCAGCAGGACCGCTGAAGTGAGGCTGCAGACACTGCTCAAAGGGTGGTGTACAGATGACGTGGAAGTGCAAAGTGACTGGATTTATGCCACCTTTCAGGTCCCACCACAAG GAAAACTGGAATCAGAGGTCCAGAATTTCCACTGCATCTATCATGACTGGGAATACCTGAAGtgcagctggcagccaggtCTCCTCACACCTCATGGCGTACATTATGGGCTGTATTATTG GTACGAGGGGCTGGACCACGCGGTGCAGTGCGATCACTACATCCAGGATCGCGGCGTGAACGTTGGCTGCGTGCTGAGAAACCTCAGCCAGGCAGAATACCAGGATCTGAACATTTGTGTCAATGgttcagcagcagccaccctgcTACGGCCACTGTACACCACCCTTCGCCTTCACAACCTCG CAAAGCCCTCAGCCCCGAAGCAGCTAGTGGTTTCCATGTCTGCAGCTGAGGAGCTCCTCGTGGCCTGGAGCCCGCCGGGAGGGAGAATGCCGCCACACTGCCTGGAGTACGAGGTGCAGGTGGCAGAAGATGTGGGGGAAGCCACGGCTGCCTGGGCG TTTGTGTCGACCCAAATGGAAACTGCTTTAACGATTTCCAGAGCAAACCAAAGCCACGTTTCATGTGTTCGTGTCAGGGggagaacaaatattttttgtgctGACCAGGGCTTTTGGAGTGAATGGACACAGGATTGTTTCTCTG TGTCCAGAAAAGAGGACAAGCAGCTATTTATCCTCATTCCAGTCATCCTGAGTTTGTCAATTAGCCTCATAGTATTTATGTTGATTGGCCAGTGCAAGAAAAG ACCCCCGGCAGGAAAGCCATTGCACGCGTCTGTGGGATGCTAA